The following proteins are co-located in the Paenibacillus sp. FSL H8-0079 genome:
- a CDS encoding N-acetylmuramoyl-L-alanine amidase family protein, whose amino-acid sequence MKKTILLLFLSLFLLVLLPNQGNAAASTSKIFMDGEELVLPSDVQVTIINKNVMIPIRVVAENLKFKVDWNQQARSVKIQQDQQTISLTVDQKQAMVADKQVTLNTAPQILNKTLVVPIRFVSEQMGLKVRWNNQDKIVYLTNTSKEPAIEPGNSSGKGDSSSTAQVTDIQFANNQLVLSTDGAVQPVVTTLKYPDRLVVDLPGATFGDIPQPLDQGLNGKLDVSGYPNVTEVRYSLFKREPAQVRIVVELNHVKDIQYSKNVIADKLIINLNVAGDNVAPAPVTPVGDSGRKVVVIDPGHGGSDPGTISITNKPEKDYNLALAHKVQALLLNEPNIELVMTREGDTYPTRPERVQLANQLNADVFVSIHGNSVKSAPQATGTETYYYQRSNSQELATIIHQRLVKAMGLRDRGVKNGNLEVIRDTTMPAVLLEVGFLSNVLDEELMSSEVVQMKAAQAIADGIKEYLGL is encoded by the coding sequence ATGAAGAAAACCATTTTACTACTGTTTTTGAGTCTGTTCTTACTCGTTTTGCTCCCTAATCAGGGAAATGCCGCTGCAAGCACGTCGAAAATCTTTATGGATGGAGAGGAATTAGTCCTCCCAAGTGATGTACAGGTGACGATTATCAATAAAAACGTGATGATCCCGATTCGTGTCGTTGCCGAAAATCTGAAATTCAAAGTCGATTGGAACCAACAAGCACGCAGTGTAAAAATTCAGCAAGATCAACAGACGATTTCCCTAACCGTCGATCAAAAGCAAGCTATGGTTGCTGACAAACAAGTCACTTTGAACACAGCACCGCAGATTTTGAATAAAACGCTGGTGGTGCCCATTCGATTTGTCAGTGAACAAATGGGGCTTAAGGTAAGATGGAACAATCAAGACAAGATCGTATACTTAACGAACACTAGTAAGGAACCTGCTATCGAACCAGGCAACAGTTCTGGAAAAGGGGATTCCAGCTCTACCGCTCAGGTTACCGATATCCAATTTGCCAATAATCAGCTCGTTTTATCCACCGATGGGGCCGTTCAGCCGGTAGTAACGACACTCAAGTATCCTGATCGTCTGGTTGTGGACTTGCCGGGAGCTACCTTTGGTGATATCCCCCAGCCGCTGGATCAAGGACTCAATGGCAAGCTGGATGTGAGCGGTTATCCCAATGTGACAGAAGTGAGATATTCACTGTTCAAACGAGAACCGGCGCAAGTTCGAATTGTTGTAGAATTGAATCATGTGAAGGATATCCAGTATAGCAAGAACGTCATTGCCGATAAACTGATTATTAATCTGAATGTTGCAGGAGACAACGTCGCACCTGCTCCTGTAACTCCCGTAGGCGATTCAGGACGCAAGGTCGTTGTGATCGATCCAGGACATGGTGGCAGTGATCCAGGAACGATTAGCATCACGAACAAACCCGAAAAGGACTACAATCTGGCATTGGCTCACAAAGTACAAGCCCTGTTGCTCAATGAGCCAAATATCGAATTGGTGATGACTCGTGAAGGTGATACATATCCGACCCGCCCTGAGCGTGTTCAACTCGCCAATCAATTAAATGCGGATGTATTTGTATCTATCCATGGCAATAGTGTGAAGTCCGCCCCCCAAGCAACAGGTACGGAGACATATTATTATCAACGCAGTAATAGCCAGGAATTAGCCACTATCATTCATCAACGTTTGGTGAAAGCCATGGGTCTCAGAGATCGTGGTGTGAAAAATGGCAACTTGGAAGTAATCCGAGACACAACCATGCCTGCAGTGCTTTTGGAAGTGGGATTCTTGAGTAATGTGCTCGATGAAGAACTGATGTCGTCCGAAGTTGTTCAGATGAAAGCCGCTCAAGCGATAGCCGATGGAATCAAGGAGTATTTGGGCCTATAA
- a CDS encoding serine hydrolase, with protein MFRILLALILCAGPILGQAGITASAVQATQAVHIEVNGEQQSWKNAPLIIKGSTFVPLRDVVTSVKGTLKWDNRTKTATITVGRDKLIHQAGSNSIKVNQVDLATGVNSRTVNGTLMVPVRAMSNAIKADIKVQRTATGQMSVNMVTDQVSLLNSEVASVDTYLREINYPGMALIARDGEVLLKQGYGLADEQTLNRPDQKTRIASLSKSFTAASVLSLAEEGKVDVQDPISKYISGIPKGDKITLHMLLSQTSGLPSAFGRGEGTSIEETVEEIRHKTLKFEPGSAYLYSNSGYVLLAYVVEQVSGMSYADYVQQTILKPLGMKNSGEASRKVHTISGFVQQDNAWVTAPYYVSQSGSGTIYSTVDDMLKWDRALYTEQILSQDTIEQMYEPYSDKNYGYAWILKENGTNRTVFHNGSGGGFATAFSRNLSDDITIILLGNHAGMDMTSLLDEVEAKTAKALQLQ; from the coding sequence ATGTTCCGCATTCTGTTAGCGCTCATCCTGTGCGCAGGCCCGATTCTGGGACAAGCGGGTATCACGGCATCCGCAGTACAGGCGACGCAAGCAGTTCACATTGAAGTGAATGGTGAGCAACAATCCTGGAAGAACGCACCACTTATCATCAAAGGTTCAACGTTTGTTCCACTGAGGGATGTGGTCACATCGGTTAAAGGCACGTTGAAATGGGATAATCGCACCAAGACGGCTACCATTACCGTTGGCAGAGACAAGCTGATTCATCAGGCTGGCAGCAATTCCATTAAAGTAAACCAGGTCGATCTGGCGACAGGTGTGAATTCACGTACGGTTAACGGTACGTTGATGGTGCCTGTCCGGGCCATGTCTAATGCAATCAAGGCGGATATCAAAGTCCAACGCACAGCCACGGGTCAGATGAGCGTGAATATGGTAACCGATCAAGTCAGCTTACTGAACAGCGAGGTTGCCAGCGTAGATACGTATCTGCGCGAGATCAACTATCCAGGCATGGCTCTGATTGCCCGCGATGGTGAAGTACTTCTGAAGCAAGGCTACGGACTTGCCGACGAACAGACACTGAATCGTCCGGATCAGAAGACTCGAATCGCATCGCTGAGCAAATCCTTCACGGCCGCTTCCGTTCTTAGTCTGGCGGAAGAAGGAAAGGTTGATGTGCAAGATCCAATCTCCAAGTACATCTCCGGTATACCTAAGGGAGATAAGATCACGCTGCATATGTTGTTATCTCAGACCTCAGGTCTGCCATCCGCATTCGGTCGGGGTGAAGGAACTTCTATAGAAGAGACTGTGGAAGAGATTCGTCACAAAACGCTGAAATTCGAACCCGGGAGTGCCTATCTGTATAGTAACAGCGGGTATGTTCTACTCGCATACGTCGTTGAACAGGTATCTGGCATGAGTTATGCCGACTACGTGCAACAGACGATACTGAAGCCACTTGGCATGAAGAATTCGGGCGAGGCTTCCCGTAAAGTGCATACGATTAGTGGTTTTGTTCAACAAGATAACGCATGGGTAACTGCTCCTTACTATGTATCTCAATCCGGATCAGGAACCATCTATTCCACGGTAGACGATATGCTGAAATGGGATCGTGCGCTGTATACAGAACAGATTCTAAGCCAGGATACGATTGAACAGATGTATGAGCCTTATTCTGATAAAAACTATGGCTACGCCTGGATTCTGAAAGAGAACGGCACGAATCGTACCGTCTTCCACAACGGTAGTGGTGGCGGGTTTGCCACAGCTTTTTCACGTAATCTGTCCGATGATATCACCATTATCCTGCTCGGCAATCATGCAGGTATGGACATGACTTCACTTTTAGACGAAGTTGAGGCAAAAACAGCCAAAGCACTGCAACTGCAATAA